A portion of the Polaribacter cellanae genome contains these proteins:
- a CDS encoding DUF262 domain-containing protein: MEAGKRTIRDIFNRGRNLEIPFFQRAYVWDTEQWQRFLEDMIMVSTTKRPYFLGSVILKQQETSSNKDSILTVIDGQQRLTTLNIFLKVLCLKNNADNDFTETFKKQRDKSIILLHNHNDQESFNKVVNLESSTVFKDVSENDNILSAYNFFNENITAEDLENSIDFFNILDNILFVGIDLGYEEDEQQIFDTINSLGVRLTTAELLKNYFFKRDEIESYNKYWKQVFEKDDDTKIYWDREITTGRLRRTFIDLFFYSYLQIKIQEPELKVNTEDKIEFSKVENLFESYKRFIRDYKLDKTKILDELKEYADLFKENFDYDIVNNELSSESGIERINAIIFGLDTSTLIPYSLYILKNVEDETQRNELFAFIESYVMRRMVVKATTKNYNQLFTDRLISNKILSKQQFVEYLEGRNDKVNYLPNDTELKQGFENSILINKQTAGIIYLIESKIRNRNKQATQLLGISKYSLEHLMPKKWENKWNSVPTKEAKDYRNFKLKTLGNLAIITQSLNASIRDSNWPKKKRGSGNKEGLKHYSGGIETLAPYLELNDWNETEIENRAGFLLEKAKEIWTAETMPVANNV, from the coding sequence ATGGAAGCAGGAAAAAGAACAATTAGAGATATATTTAACAGAGGTAGAAATTTAGAAATACCTTTTTTTCAAAGAGCATACGTTTGGGATACTGAACAATGGCAAAGATTTTTAGAAGATATGATTATGGTTTCGACAACGAAAAGACCATATTTTTTAGGTTCTGTAATTTTAAAACAGCAAGAAACTTCTTCAAATAAAGATTCGATTTTAACAGTCATTGACGGACAACAAAGACTTACGACCTTAAATATCTTTCTAAAAGTTCTGTGTTTAAAAAATAATGCCGACAACGATTTTACCGAAACTTTTAAAAAACAGCGAGATAAATCTATCATTTTACTTCATAATCACAACGACCAAGAATCATTCAATAAAGTTGTAAATCTTGAAAGTTCAACAGTTTTTAAAGACGTTTCTGAAAATGACAATATTCTTTCGGCTTATAATTTTTTCAACGAAAATATAACAGCAGAGGATTTAGAAAACTCAATTGATTTTTTCAATATTTTAGACAACATACTTTTTGTTGGGATTGACCTTGGTTACGAAGAGGACGAACAACAAATCTTTGACACAATCAATTCACTTGGAGTTAGGTTAACAACAGCAGAATTGCTGAAAAACTACTTTTTCAAACGTGACGAAATAGAAAGCTACAATAAGTATTGGAAGCAAGTATTTGAAAAAGATGACGACACCAAAATATATTGGGACAGAGAAATAACAACAGGTCGTTTAAGAAGAACATTCATAGACCTTTTCTTTTACTCGTATCTACAAATCAAAATACAAGAACCTGAACTGAAAGTAAATACCGAAGATAAAATTGAGTTTTCAAAAGTTGAGAACTTGTTTGAGTCTTACAAAAGGTTTATAAGAGATTATAAATTGGATAAAACCAAAATCCTTGACGAACTAAAAGAATACGCAGATTTATTTAAAGAAAATTTTGATTACGATATTGTTAATAATGAATTGAGTTCAGAAAGCGGAATTGAACGTATAAATGCAATTATCTTCGGACTTGACACTTCTACACTAATTCCCTACTCTCTTTATATTCTCAAAAATGTTGAGGATGAAACTCAACGAAACGAGCTTTTTGCATTTATAGAAAGTTATGTAATGCGTAGAATGGTTGTAAAAGCAACGACTAAAAACTACAATCAACTATTTACAGACCGATTAATATCTAATAAAATATTATCTAAACAGCAGTTTGTTGAATATTTAGAAGGCAGAAATGACAAGGTAAATTATTTACCAAATGACACCGAATTAAAACAAGGTTTTGAAAATTCAATTTTAATCAACAAACAAACCGCAGGAATTATATATCTAATTGAATCTAAAATTAGAAATAGAAATAAACAAGCTACCCAGCTTTTAGGAATTAGCAAATATAGTTTAGAGCATTTAATGCCAAAAAAATGGGAAAATAAATGGAATAGCGTTCCTACAAAAGAAGCCAAAGATTATAGAAATTTCAAACTAAAGACTTTGGGAAATTTAGCGATTATTACACAATCTTTAAACGCTTCAATTAGAGATTCCAATTGGCCAAAAAAAAAGAGAGGTAGCGGAAATAAAGAAGGCTTAAAACATTATTCGGGCGGAATTGAAACTCTTGCACCTTATCTTGAATTAAACGATTGGAACGAAACAGAAATTGAAAATAGAGCCGGATTTTTACTCGAAAAAGCGAAAGAAATATGGACAGCTGAAACAATGCCAGTGGCTAACAATGTATAA
- a CDS encoding IS110 family transposase, with translation MKEQISLDVVNKNAAGIDIGSRSHWVAVGQSDDLIKEFGVYNENLYQLADWLTSHKIKHVAMESTGNYWQNLHAVLLSRGFEVTLCNGKFTKNIKGKKTDVKDCQWIQKLHSLGLLSGSFLPDEDTEILRTYTRHRYNLIKQAASATKKMQKYLRLMNIRLDVVVKDVVGLTGLKIIRAIALGETDPEKLASLRHYNCKKSEEEIAKALHSNGRKDFLYALKDELDTYDFVQKKIRECDDQIAAKLDEIIGKDPEKQEHYIDKKPYKRVNKNTPKDIDINLKSYQMFKGVDLLAIEGMSYNTVLTIMSEVGFDGIKKFNSAKQFTSWLRLAPNNKVSGGKVLSSKIGKGSNRLKIALRNAANSIGNLKDSTPLRDFFHRINFRKGRVSAITATARKLAVIIWNMVTKGIPYQNPEGYLYLDQKRKLGIVKRMKKQITKFGITNDDLELNTTP, from the coding sequence ATGAAAGAACAAATTAGCTTAGATGTAGTCAATAAAAATGCAGCAGGCATTGATATTGGTAGTAGAAGTCATTGGGTGGCAGTTGGTCAGAGCGATGACTTAATCAAAGAGTTTGGCGTCTACAATGAAAATCTATACCAACTTGCCGATTGGTTGACCTCACACAAGATTAAGCATGTTGCTATGGAGAGTACCGGAAACTACTGGCAAAATTTACATGCCGTACTGCTCTCAAGAGGATTTGAGGTAACCCTGTGCAATGGTAAATTTACCAAAAACATCAAAGGAAAGAAAACAGATGTCAAAGACTGTCAATGGATCCAAAAACTACACAGTTTAGGACTGCTCTCGGGTAGTTTTTTACCCGATGAAGACACCGAAATACTCAGGACATACACAAGACACCGATACAATCTGATAAAACAAGCTGCCTCGGCAACAAAGAAGATGCAGAAATACCTTAGACTTATGAATATTCGCCTCGATGTAGTGGTCAAAGATGTGGTGGGACTTACAGGACTTAAAATTATTCGTGCCATTGCTCTAGGCGAAACCGATCCAGAAAAACTAGCAAGTTTACGTCATTACAACTGCAAGAAAAGCGAAGAAGAAATTGCCAAAGCATTGCACTCCAACGGAAGAAAAGACTTCCTTTATGCACTAAAAGATGAGCTAGACACCTACGATTTCGTGCAAAAGAAGATAAGAGAATGTGACGACCAGATTGCCGCAAAACTCGACGAAATAATAGGTAAAGACCCTGAAAAACAAGAACATTATATCGATAAGAAACCGTATAAACGCGTTAACAAAAACACTCCTAAAGACATAGACATCAATTTAAAATCCTACCAAATGTTCAAAGGTGTAGACCTTTTAGCCATAGAAGGTATGAGTTACAATACCGTCCTTACCATTATGAGTGAAGTAGGTTTTGATGGAATCAAAAAGTTTAATTCCGCAAAACAATTTACATCTTGGCTTAGGCTGGCGCCCAACAACAAAGTAAGTGGTGGAAAAGTGCTATCCAGCAAAATAGGGAAAGGAAGCAACAGACTCAAAATTGCTCTGCGAAATGCAGCAAACTCCATTGGTAATTTAAAAGACAGCACACCACTGCGGGATTTTTTCCATAGAATCAACTTCAGAAAAGGCCGTGTCTCGGCCATCACTGCAACAGCAAGAAAATTAGCAGTCATCATTTGGAATATGGTCACAAAAGGAATCCCATACCAAAACCCAGAAGGCTATCTCTACCTTGACCAAAAAAGAAAATTAGGTATCGTTAAAAGAATGAAGAAACAAATCACTAAATTTGGAATAACAAATGACGATTTAGAGCTAAACACAACCCCTTGA
- a CDS encoding CPCC family cysteine-rich protein: MERQQAIEKYSTIKLTELSEKERAEQLEVMTLEDWSDSIGWNSLPKPVRNEFESGKEIKNPELEKYDAVLMIWLRYRLESVTNEFLCEKLNLDRIIGEPIKLESCPCCGYRTIEERGNYDICKVCWWEDDGQDNQHSEKIMGGPNYGISLVIGRYNYLIYGLYDPKRTDLMELKAEQNEFEKGRIFEIIDNEYLIEKGTDWKWKITLPNTV; encoded by the coding sequence TTGGAAAGGCAACAAGCAATAGAAAAATATTCAACAATCAAATTGACCGAACTTTCAGAAAAAGAAAGAGCGGAACAGTTAGAAGTTATGACTTTAGAAGATTGGAGCGATTCCATAGGTTGGAATTCTTTACCAAAACCTGTTCGGAATGAATTTGAGTCTGGGAAAGAAATTAAAAACCCTGAATTGGAAAAGTATGATGCAGTTTTAATGATTTGGTTAAGATATCGACTGGAATCTGTAACAAACGAATTCTTATGCGAAAAACTTAATCTTGACAGGATAATAGGCGAACCGATTAAACTCGAATCGTGTCCTTGTTGTGGTTACAGAACAATTGAAGAACGTGGTAATTATGATATTTGTAAAGTTTGCTGGTGGGAAGATGATGGACAAGACAATCAGCATTCTGAAAAAATAATGGGCGGACCGAATTACGGAATTAGTTTAGTTATAGGTAGATACAACTATCTGATTTATGGACTTTATGACCCAAAACGAACTGACCTGATGGAATTAAAAGCGGAACAAAACGAATTTGAAAAAGGCAGAATATTTGAAATAATTGACAATGAGTATCTGATTGAAAAAGGAACTGATTGGAAATGGAAAATAACGTTGCCTAACACCGTATAA